The genomic window GCTGAGTTAGAAGGCAGTAAAGAATTTGCAAAAGAATTTTTATACCGTCACAATATTCCAACCGCAGCTTATGAGAGTTTTACAAAAGAAACTGTAGAAAAAGGTTATGCTTTTTTAGAAACTTTAAACGCGCCTTACGTATTAAAAGCCGATGGGTTAGCAGCTGGTAAAGGTGTTGTTATTCTTAATGATTTAGATGAAGCTAAAGCTGAACTAAAAAGTATGTTGGTTGATGCTAAATTTGGAGAAGCTAGTAACAAAGTGGTTATTGAAGAATTCCTTGACGGCATAGAATTAAGCTGTTTTGTTTTAACCGATGGAGAAAATTATAAAATTTTACCAACAGCAAAAGATTACAAACGTATTGGCGAAGGTGATACCGGTTTAAATACAGGTGGTATGGGAGCTGTTTCTCCAGTGCCTTTTGCGACAGATGAATTTTTAAGCAAAATTGAAGAACGTATTGTAAAACCAACAATTAGTGGTTTTAAGAAAGATAATTTACCTTATGTAGGCTTTGTGTTTATCGGTTTAATTAAAGTTGGAGACGACCCAAAAGTTATTGAGTATAACGTGCGCATGGGAGATCCAGAAACCGAAGTGGTTTTACCAAGATTGAAAAATGATTTTGTTGAAATTCTTCAAGCTATGGCAAACGGTACTTTAGATAAAATTAATATTGAAATCGACGAACGCGCTGCAACAACCATAATGTTAGTATCTGGTGGGTATCCAGAAGCTTATGAGAAAGGTAAAGAAATTACAGGAGTAGATACTATTGAAGATTCTATAGCTTTTCATGCAGGTGCACAACTACAAGATGGAAAAATTGTAACCTCTGGAGGCCGAGTTATGGCAATAACATCTTATGGAAATACGTACCAAGAGGCCATAAAAAAATCTTACCAAAACATAGATAAACTAAATTTTGATAAGATGAATTATCGTAAAGATATTGGATTCGATTTATAAGTAAGAATGAGCAGAAATGCTTTTGTTTTCTTCGTTATTATCGTTGAAACTTTTTAATTGTAACATCCAGTAAACCATTGCTGCAAAGCCAATGATTACAAAAATCCAAGAAATAGTACTTGCTGCAAACCAATTTTCAAGTTCTAAAGCTCTTAAAGCATCCATAGGAGTTAAAAGAACATTAACAAATAAATCTTGTATTGCGTAAAAGAAATCTTTCATGTGTGGTATATTATTTCTAACTTGGTTAGATTGTTAGTATATTTACATGGCAAAAATACAAAAACAGTTAATGATTACAAGTATTTTTAGTAAATCTAAGCCAATAAATTTCATTATCGTATTTTTTATTACGCTATTGGCATTTATTGTGGGGCGGATAGGTTTGCCAACCGAAGAGGTTACAACGCTTTTGGTATTGGAAGAATTCGGGCTATTTTGCGTTTGTTATGCCTCTATTTTACTT from Algibacter sp. L1A34 includes these protein-coding regions:
- a CDS encoding DUF6341 family protein; this translates as MKDFFYAIQDLFVNVLLTPMDALRALELENWFAASTISWIFVIIGFAAMVYWMLQLKSFNDNNEENKSISAHSYL
- the purD gene encoding phosphoribosylamine--glycine ligase — translated: MNILILGSGGREHTFAWKIAQSPLCNQLFVAPGNSGTANVATNVNIGVTDFDAIKELVLDKQIDMVVVGPEDPLVQGVHDFFLNDDTIKHVSVIGPQKVAAELEGSKEFAKEFLYRHNIPTAAYESFTKETVEKGYAFLETLNAPYVLKADGLAAGKGVVILNDLDEAKAELKSMLVDAKFGEASNKVVIEEFLDGIELSCFVLTDGENYKILPTAKDYKRIGEGDTGLNTGGMGAVSPVPFATDEFLSKIEERIVKPTISGFKKDNLPYVGFVFIGLIKVGDDPKVIEYNVRMGDPETEVVLPRLKNDFVEILQAMANGTLDKINIEIDERAATTIMLVSGGYPEAYEKGKEITGVDTIEDSIAFHAGAQLQDGKIVTSGGRVMAITSYGNTYQEAIKKSYQNIDKLNFDKMNYRKDIGFDL